The DNA sequence AGTTGTGGTTTCCCCTCGCGCTTTAACGAGTGGTGTGGCGACATTCTATTTATGAACCTATTGAGAACATGCAACACACTGCACTGTGGGATCCTTTAGACCGTCAAACACGATGATTTCATCCAAATCTAGCTCTTCAATTGAACAATGCATCGCATAAATTGATGATGCATAGTAGAGAAACTCCAAACCACGAGTCTATTCTCGTCTACCTCCAAGGTCCAGTCACACCTCAGATCAAATGAAATCCTTAGACACCAAATAGAACACCCTGTTCAAGGAAGAAATAGTTTTACGTATATATTCTCAGAACAGAAAATAACATCTCTTTTAATACTGTCGAAACCGTCAGAGCCTACCTTGAAAATTCTCTCCACAGCTCTGTCAAAAATAAGTTTATGTACGGTCTCTAGTAGTGGAACAATACCAACACAGGTCAGCCACTTCCCCGTACAGGGGCcaagaaattgaaaatgttgATGGTCAACTCCAAAATTCAACCAACGTcacttcaagttttaggcctctTTGGTGTATCTGAACTTTCAGGCTCGGCTTTGCGCTTTATTCCTAAGAAATGTTCAACctgaagaaaaaagaacaaaagaaaaaaaaaagataagaaTGATTCTTTCTATggaaatgaatgaaaaaaaatagggaAGAGAAAAGAACGGCACAAATGAATGAACAGAGATATTCTACCACAAACTATCAGCACCTGCTGCACATAAGACAATACACTACGTAGTATATCATCTAGAAGCATTttatatacatcaacatcaagAAACCAGGGCAAAGTACTGTACGAGTTCACTCACCTTTCTGTCACCAAGCATGGGGGTCAAGCTTCCTGGGAGATCCCTCTCAACTGTTGCAAAACCACGTCTGGGATCTCTAGTTTGCCTGGAAACATGAGAACAAAGTTGGGGAAAGGGTAAATCAATTGGGAATTCTAATGTTGAATAAAGACAGAAAAGATAAAGCAGGGAAGCATTTACCACAGCTCATGTTTCTTATTCAATTCTTCAAATTAAGATATTCAGATAAGTGTTTAAAATTTCGAAAATTAATTGAGTCATTTTTCTAAGTTGTAAATCACCGTTACAACATATGAATATCTCACATATACCAACTCCAAGCCTACCTTACTGATTTTCTTGTTTAAAGCTGTAGTAGTCGAATCCTACTGAAACTAGCAATAATTgatccaaaaccaaaaacaaaatgagttGAATGAAATGATTGAAAAGCATACCCTGGTTTAACATGGCCACTGAGGACAAGATATGGGGTCTGCAAGCGAGCTTGAGTGTCCCTCATCCTCTCTGCAGACAGTGATGGCGTATCCGAACTCTTCATCTGCTTCAACTTTAGTTCTTCCTGGTATTGCTTCATGCGCTTTTCTTGCTTCATCTTTCCAGGCCCCTTCCCATGGAACTTATGAGAAAGTATCCTAAAGTCTTCCTTGGGCGTCAACTGGTGAAAACAAGGAATGCGTTAGCAgcacataataataataatactacaTGATCACTGATGAAGCAAAGATAAAAACATACAAAATAATGCATGCACCACAGCTTTCCAAACCCAAAACTTCTTCGTGGAATAAGCACAGGAATATTCAAATTGAATGTAGCTAATATACTATTGCTAATGAAACAAAGATCAGAACATACATATTCTTGCCTTCTACTCAGCTTTTACAGAGCAACACATCCAACCCTAAAATTGAGGCCGTGTAAAGGCATAAGAAATTATCAATTGACTAAGGCTAATATAACTCTATGACCAGATTCACCACAATGTAACCATGTCAAAccataaaaacaaattaactgTAAAAGAACTGAACAGAAGTACTTACAGTTCGGCCAAATTCATCGGTTCTCTCAATGCGAATATCCTTTTCCTGATAGACTTTAGGTGCACGAGTATCCTTTTGATGGCTGGAAGAGGATGAACGAGTATCCCTTTGTTCATCCTTTTTTTGACGTGATGTATGGGTCTCCTTTGGCTGCTCCTCATCATCATCTACAATACCAAAAAGTTTGCTCTTTTTCTTGTCCATGTTTCTACCACCCCAGTCAATACCTTCTTTAAGGGTTCCTCGATCTTTAAGCAGCTTCAGTACACCTGATAAGCCCTTCCCAACTGCAACTTCATGGATTGTTTCATCAGGAACTGTCTCCTCCTTATCCTCATTAGCAGATTGTTTGTCTTCACCCATATCGTTAACTTCAGTCCATCCACCAGGTTCATCCATTTTTTCTTCATGAGTTACTTTGggttcatcttcttgcataAAAACATCTTCACTTTCAGGCTTGTGGGATTCTGAAAAGGTACAACAAAGGATAAAAGCCATTTTCTATTATAGATGAAACTGTGATGTAGCGCCAGGACATTCAAAAATTTCACAAGTTTAGAAGGTTATAATCAAAACCTCCTTGAGAATAACATTGTAAAGCTTGCAGAAGGCTCACAACTTGACACACCATTAAACAAATTTAAAGCAGAAAAACAAAGATCTAATTGGCATGTAAAAAGTCACAACATCATACCCCTCAACTGGACCTTCATAATTAACGATCTGGAATTTGGTGGAATAGGAAGATGGCCACCAGCTAACTATAAGATGATGACCATTATGACATGATGTCTAAGATGGGAAAGGAAGGACTCCCCACCCTCAGCCAATAGAAAATCAATTACACATTACCCTAAGGTTGAAAAAGCGAAAACACAAAGATAGAATATACCTTCATCAAGCTGGAGGCCCCAGACAAACTCTTCCATCTCGGTGAAGACAACCTTGTTATCCTGTGCCTCTCCAGTTGAGGGGATTTGCTCTTCTGCAGTCTGACTGCTGGCAGTGGTGGTGGCAAGGAGAGCAACTGCTTGTGGACCAGATACagctttttcctcctctttcgTTTTAAGAGCCAATTTCCTTGCTTTCTCTAAGGATTTATACAGATCATCGTCATCATCTACGAAGACGGGAGTTTCATCTTCCTCTCGTTTAACAGAAAGAGTTTGTTCCAGTCGCAATGATTTAGATGCCTCATCTGCTCTAGCATAAGCCAACTGGTATGCCCTATTTCTCCTTTCAGCTTCCAATCTTTCTTGCTCCTCTTTATTGGCACGCCTCCTTGCATCATTCCTAGAACCAAGGTCTTCAACACCCAACCCTGCAGATACTGCTTCTGCTTCAAGGGCTTCTAAGTCTAGCTTCTCCCTCTTCCGCAAGGATTTCTTTTTCTTAGGTTTTTTAAACTGACGCATTTCATCTTGAGTATAGAAATCAGATGTGATCTTCCCAGACATGTTGAGATCTTCAACGCGGTTCTTTGTGGGAACACCCTGTATCCTCTTACGTAGctagcagaaagaaaaaaagccactgttattcttttcattttcatttttgtttctttgcctTTATCTAAAAGCAGTAAGATCACACCATAAACTTCAAAGGATCATAGCTCAAAAGATAGGGAACAAAccaaaaagcagaaagcaacaCCTATGAGAACACCAATTCAATTCACTGCACCAAATGCCCTGAAATCCTATTCTCTTTTTTTATTACCCCTCACAAAATTATGATGAGAAAGAAAATAGTACCTCTTCAAGTTTCTTTTCTGCTTCGCCGGTAAAGCGTCCTCTTTCATCTAAAGTTAACCCctgaaaataaacataaattcaCATATCACAACCATGTTCCATGCTCAATGTTTCAAACTAATAATGTACATGAACAAGGGAAAACACTGGGTCTAAACTAAAAAGTGGGGGAGACAATGACATAGTCACCTCATCTGGGATTGGATCATCATATTGCGGAAGCATTTTCTTCTCTGCAGCAGGGTCGTCATTAAACCTGATACACCATAACACATACATATAGTTAATACCAACCAGTGTGGGCAATGAGATATGTGGAAAAATTCCAGATTATACTAGACGGCTAGAGTAGACAATGTCACCCAACAATTAAGTTCCTTTGGcaaatcaaaatttttattaCACTTTATAATTATGGTTAACATACTTATCAACATAAACCCCcgttttcttctttgctgccTTGTAAGCCTCGTCTCGCTGCTTCTGCTCTCCAATTTCCACATTCTCAAGTATATCAATGTCTGTTACATTGAAACAAAAACCTATATtaaacaatataaaattaaaacatCCATGCCTACAAGAGGCAGTGGGCCCTGAGGAAAACAAAGTAACTCAAAATTTCTTTACCTTCATTAATGCCACCATCGGCCAGAATATTCTGATCTTTGAGTGTTAAAACAACTGCCCCGCCTTCCATTACTTTGTCAAGGCCATGAAGAACTTTAACACCAGCTAGATCATCTGTAAACAGGTATTCAGAGTAAGGTGATATCAATCAACCAAGAAACACAGAAAAAGCGTCATAGATTGTAACTAAGCCATTCAGACATTATTGACAGGTCAACTGAAAAAGTGAACCAAACTCTAAAAAGTACTATTGTTACAGATATAGAAACCATGTATCAAGAGCAGGTGCTATTGTCAGAATACTGAATCAACCCTCTAGAGGCATACAGACACAAGTCCTCAAGGTCGGTGTACTTTTTATTTCGTGCTCAGGTGTCAAACAAATTCTGTAACTCTACAAGTTCTACATAAAATATACATTCTACCTTAACCATAGCCCCACATATTATATGTGCTcaaatataaaatgaaaaaacaacTAAATTCAAATTCTTGCTGATGTCCCAAAGACCCTTAGCTTCTATTacgaatattaaaaaaatatctcaAAGTGAGAAGGAATCTTACGAGTGGGATACTGGGCTGTCTCCTCATCTTCACTTTCTCCTTGACCAATATTGTCCTGAGAATAatcaaaattatatgaatggtaATTATAAAATCAACAAGCGTAAACACAATACAACAGGAACACTATCAAACTGACCCGTTCCTCGAAAATCTTAGAAAGCTGTATAGCTTTCCGCTTTTCTGCATTCCTTTTCTCCTCGATCTTACGACTCCTACTAACCCATGCTAAAACCTCAGGAACATCTTCTGTTTTCTTCTTTAATCTCTCTTCCTTTGTCCTGAGAATAAAGCAAACCCAATATAACTCATTTGTAGCCGATGCAAAGAAATATACACATGTTACATGGCAATGTCCTTAAAATAAGTGTTTAAATACATCTATGTATAGAAATCGATATAATTATATTGCCACCATCTGCAAGAATGTTACAATCTTTGATTGTTCAAATTAGATTAAAGTAGAACCCATGTAGTTGAAAATTTCAGAAAGAACAGACCCACTCTCCCATAACATCCATCATTCGGCTACATTCAAAATAAAAGGCAGCAAGTCCAGAAAAAAAagaatgcaaaaaaaaaaggaaccatCATAAGTTGTAACCAAAATTGTGTCAACCACAAATAACTCCTAAGCAAACTGAACAACCATATTTATAACTGAAGTTgtgtgaagaacaaagtgacTCCTCAGAAAATTGCAGGCAATATCAAGATATAACTAGAATACCTACCAAAATCACAAGATACAATATACCAAGCAAAGTTGTCAATAAGTAATTGATAGTTGGTTCAAACTTCAAATAGAACACTGCTAACATACTACAATCCCATTTCTCTTCAAGTGATGTCATTTACTTTGACACAATAAACCAAATGGATGACAATGAATTGTTTTCATCCTTTAGGAGatgttaattctttttttttttttaataaacagcCAGTATGCTTTTGCATATTTCATTCTGCTTATTATTAACTTCGAAGCACATAGCCCAAGAATATTATGCATATTGTATTGTATGTCACAGACAAGTTCAGGTTGCCCATAAGATCACTTTATATGCTTGAATACtccaaaatccaacttcttcGGTTCCCAACAAAGAGCAACGAGATGCAATAATGCTTAATGCAAAATGGGAGATGGAGCGGAAATAATTCAAACAATGAAAAAGGTTGAcaacataaataaaatatggCATAAAGAGAACATAAATGAAGACGTACTTACTTCAAGATGCGTTCCTCAAGCTCCGATGCTGATAGATGTGTTCTGCTTGATAAGCTGTCAGTATGCTGTTCGTCCTCAGCATTATGGGAAACCTTCCTTTGCTTAAGAATGTCTTTATCCCTGTTGTCATCACCGTTTAGCTTCGCTTTGTCATCTCTTTCAAGGCTTCTCCTGCTTCCTCTGTCTCTTGATTTATCCTTATCTTGATCCAACTCCCTCTCTTTTTCCCTATACTTGTCTTTCGCCCTCTCCCTATCGGTATCTTTATAGCTTTCCCTTCCTTTCTCTCGATCTTTatgtttttctctctctttttctcttttcttttcttttgccttgtccctttccttttccctttCCCTGTCCTTATCCCTATtccccctctctttctctcgtcCTCGATCACTATCCTTCTCcacctctctctccttctcccgtTCTTTTTCCTTCCCTCTATCCTTTCTATCTTTCCCCCTATCATGCTCTTTTTCTCTATGACTCTCTTGATCATAATCTTTCTCCTTCACCTTATTATCTCTACTCTTATCCTTATACCGGTCATCTCTATCATCCTTCCTCCTTTCCTTGCTAGATACTCGATCCTTTTCCAACTCTTTagattctttctctctttcctttACAACATCACTCCTTGATCGTTCTCGGTCTCTACTTCTATCATCCTTCTCTTCCCCTCGGCTACTCTTCTTCCTATCCTTGCTCCGGTGCCTGCTTGACATATCATTCCCATTCTCCTCTAAATCATCATATATCCCTTCATCCCGGTGCTCTCTGGTCGGAGAGTCATCTCGATTGTACTCCACTTCCATAACCACGAAACTCCACCCCTGAAATTACagaaaatcaaagaaatcaAACCACATCAACAACCCAAGTaactttgaaaaccaaaatCAGCCGTCTTTGGTAAACTGATAATATAACGATGAAAAAGCATCGAACTTCGTCAACTTTACTTAAATTttcgggaaaaaaaaaaaaacggaatACGATATTAGattcaaaaaccctaaacagccaaaaacaaaattaacttaTGGAATTTAACGAAAAAAATCAATGCTTAGAAAGAAACCGATACCTTAGAGCAGTTCCAGCGTGGAACCCTCCTCCAGGCAATACACTATGCTATCCACAAACAGTAACTATTCTTGATGAAcagtaattatttttttcatcttcACCGTTGCACTTCAATAACCTGGCAAtagataataaaatattaatatttttttatttataaaataattttatttgtaatttcggataaaatttttaatcgttctcgttgctccacgtgtcattatccgaaaaattataaaataatacaaaataattttatttgtaatttcggataagattttaaatcgttctcgttgcgccacatgtcataatccgaaaaagacaattattggtgatggatttccgataaaatttttaatcgttctcgttgcaccacgtgtcattatccgaaaatacaattattggtgatggatttccgataagattatTAACCAATCATGTTGCGTCACGTGTCATAATATgtttacaatctttgaggatagatttccatcatatttttaacgaatgagGGCATGCCACGtgacattatctacaacctaatcctttctgaatcctccatataatccccCATCtatcctcacaaatctcacaccaattttctcaagatctctatcattattcatagtttctgttTCCTTCGTCACCAAattctctatcattattcatagtttctgcttcttttttacaatgtcttcttcttcaaagatgatgtgggaaatcgatcaacaaaggaagaattgtttaaccaattagaaggaatgttcaatcttTAGGTGGCCCAAACTGAGAGGGAAGATgatgaggagcgtagaaggagagatgacgaagcaagaaTGGGCAGAGCCTCATATTCCTGTTGAATCATCCAAGCTATGGGTCAGATATGCAAGCCTAGCCAT is a window from the Malus domestica chromosome 16, GDT2T_hap1 genome containing:
- the LOC103403924 gene encoding SART-1 family protein DOT2-like, producing the protein MEVEYNRDDSPTREHRDEGIYDDLEENGNDMSSRHRSKDRKKSSRGEEKDDRSRDRERSRSDVVKEREKESKELEKDRVSSKERRKDDRDDRYKDKSRDNKVKEKDYDQESHREKEHDRGKDRKDRGKEKEREKEREVEKDSDRGREKERGNRDKDREREKERDKAKEKKREKEREKHKDREKGRESYKDTDRERAKDKYREKERELDQDKDKSRDRGSRRSLERDDKAKLNGDDNRDKDILKQRKVSHNAEDEQHTDSLSSRTHLSASELEERILKTKEERLKKKTEDVPEVLAWVSRSRKIEEKRNAEKRKAIQLSKIFEERDNIGQGESEDEETAQYPTHDLAGVKVLHGLDKVMEGGAVVLTLKDQNILADGGINEDIDILENVEIGEQKQRDEAYKAAKKKTGVYVDKFNDDPAAEKKMLPQYDDPIPDEGLTLDERGRFTGEAEKKLEELRKRIQGVPTKNRVEDLNMSGKITSDFYTQDEMRQFKKPKKKKSLRKREKLDLEALEAEAVSAGLGVEDLGSRNDARRRANKEEQERLEAERRNRAYQLAYARADEASKSLRLEQTLSVKREEDETPVFVDDDDDLYKSLEKARKLALKTKEEEKAVSGPQAVALLATTTASSQTAEEQIPSTGEAQDNKVVFTEMEEFVWGLQLDEESHKPESEDVFMQEDEPKVTHEEKMDEPGGWTEVNDMGEDKQSANEDKEETVPDETIHEVAVGKGLSGVLKLLKDRGTLKEGIDWGGRNMDKKKSKLFGIVDDDEEQPKETHTSRQKKDEQRDTRSSSSSHQKDTRAPKVYQEKDIRIERTDEFGRTLTPKEDFRILSHKFHGKGPGKMKQEKRMKQYQEELKLKQMKSSDTPSLSAERMRDTQARLQTPYLVLSGHVKPGQTRDPRRGFATVERDLPGSLTPMLGDRKVEHFLGIKRKAEPESSDTPKRPKT